One segment of Procambarus clarkii isolate CNS0578487 chromosome 1, FALCON_Pclarkii_2.0, whole genome shotgun sequence DNA contains the following:
- the LOC138362739 gene encoding fibrous sheath CABYR-binding protein-like — MCRPPCDVQAPCDVLPPCDVQAPCDVLPPCDVQAPCDVQAPCDVLAPCDLLAPWDVLAPCDVQAPCDVLAPCDVLAPCDVQAPCDLLVPCDVLVPCDVQAPCDVQAPCDVLAPCDVLAPCDVLAPCDVLAPCDVLAPCDVLAPCDVLAPCDVLAPCDVLAPCDVLAPCDVQAPCDVQAPCDVLAPCDVLAPCDVLAPCGVLAPCDVLARYDVLAPCDVLVPCDVLAPCDVLAPL; from the coding sequence ATGTGCAGGCCCCCCTGTGATGTGCAGGCCCCGTGTGATGTGCTGCCCCCGTGTGATGTGCAGGCCCCGTGTGATGTGCTGCCCCCGTGTGATGTGCAGGCCCCGTGTGATGTGCAGGCCCCGTGTGATGTGCTGGCCCCGTGTGATCTGCTGGCCCCGTGGGATGTGCTGGCCCCGTGTGATGTGCAGGCCCCGTGTGATGTGCTGGCCCCGTGTGATGTGCTGGCCCCGTGTGATGTGCAGGCTCCGTGTGATTTGCTGGTCCCGTGTGATGTGCTGGTCCCGTGTGATGTGCAGGCCCCGTGTGATGTGCAGGCCCCGTGTGATGTGCTGGCCCCGTGTGATGTGCTGGCCCCGTGTGATGTGCTGGCCCCGTGTGATGTGCTGGCCCCGTGTGATGTGCTGGCCCCGTGTGATGTGCTGGCCCCGTGTGATGTGCTGGCCCCGTGTGATGTGCTGGCCCCGTGTGATGTGCTGGCCCCGTGTGATGTGCTGGCCCCGTGTGATGTGCAGGCCCCGTGTGATGTGCAGGCCCCGTGTGATGTGCTGGCCCCCTGTGATGTGCTGGCCCCCTGTGATGTGCTGGCTCCGTGTGGTGTGCTGGCTCCGTGTGATGTGCTGGCCAGGTATGATGTGCTGGCCCCGTGTGATGTGCTGGTCCCGTGTGATGTGCTGGCCCCGTGTGATGTGCTGGCTCCCCTGTGA